Proteins encoded together in one Plasmodium cynomolgi strain B DNA, chromosome 9, whole genome shotgun sequence window:
- a CDS encoding serine esterase (putative) has protein sequence MKEKKTNYRSESIFSANRNLFEVLETIDDEKEAKRSANFFNSNKNILLNLFVNPNSNNHVDSILLGKKNHLNHGTNAKKKECKKGEPSKGEPSKGETSKGETSNGETNNGDVNAVRNSPVCANKKWIQHFCWFCSLNLLDEVLEKEIYKEKIHPHVYDLIYDENTYFDTSSMMSVPYEFARFMLTQMDNSILHDIKINNTIKEEKYLFKKFCRKYKYNKKYRKVGGGPGSGRPSSSSGISGSSGSSGSGGSSGSGCSGCSSGSSSSSGSSGSVKSDHSLVYRSRTVSVRYSNYLNIRRELFNNGRGDGNDLDRVNRVNRMDRVNRSNRANHVGGSSQNASKLFYDSNNLGNCDSTDLFYCKKAALPDEASNNRSNRSNNNGSNNNRSNNNRSNNIGSNNNNSYDTLSLDGEENSRRETGQRSRLTVVGDAPNRKGGEQISPSVSNTSSGGVVFRDSQGRLKKKMSEPNMPSQGVWKSPMGRSGRSNRNDRSDRNGRSYRSGSGFSVGWVAPGERKGKKERRLANRRELCRRHFAKRGVRNNEHVKGDALCDRLLKRSNSFSIHRLEGGGAADGGVANGGALASEVVNGGGANGGGPPQEARKDRHSSRSQRIYNKYKHNLNYIKQFYYIDETEKKPFPLCLYNIIKSYGTIKQCSRCYCFFNSISCHCLECKRKANMSLKNPHYFIFQHGLTASVHDFQNIVNPLLTKYPHLFIYITYSNQSHTFEGVDVGTERICTELNCLFKIINDKINVSMIGHSLGGILNRSVLINLYRKKMFKNKKLINFITFACPHIGVHENMTIMKLFSTYLGAHTIDDLNNKTTLLIKIASVESISILKKFENIIFYGNAQSDWLVGIRTSLILPYTLFNEELILFIIEQARNVPEIPINIFSVVHLYMRKKKLLFFYFYQDLKNPNYLLNKRKDQNRFLDQMLQTIISSRKLLSSSHRKKLNVFMNYYGGAVAKEDAKKGKEKRRKKSPCGGSPFGGSTVGGNVLGGSALGGSPFGDNASSSKARNGCSKREDSRACEEQNYGNAPVQRNRRGGSIHTDDEAPVLRSTRDKPYMSDGVNVQRFPIHFRKNVSTDKKASVFKSHTCEEVSLEGSKRREAASQLVSDSKGKGSANEKGSVNQKGSVNQKGSVNQKGSVNQKDSANGTNSANEKAGKMSYYDKYLCIPNNYKIVSNSIATESGGGGMYSNEKVNNFESCYVERGSAEGGKCLQGSRHTSDRSKSSRPAKGSYTPTGGSPHTANQSDTQESNKKKRFGNYKYFEKLFFECLKRKIINDIKTLDNNLKKKKKKTDVAPSKSFSLQNTINALKNYSLFYLKNGTEGSAHQGGAVERSAVEGSGLGGLQSGRQNYQPIADGTLSVSPDNGSTVGEAPETVHNVKGEPCEGKTKKQSNAPHSNESNKKKESNMLQVCEAKSEEYDYISEFFYTTSEDEGGDENDEWFGDEHVVGGRKKSHPHDEEQHGQPREQPREQPREQPREQPREQPREQPHEQPREQPHEQPRQEERGENPKNSAPTASGVKKKRKGTTLLKGITKNDKKKYKQILFHIYTISNEQLIEKFCKNPELLYYEVLFYCLNQLPIQRYAISLPLYSNAHVQIIAHPRICSEESATVKHFLEHLIL, from the exons atgaaagaaaaaaaaacgaattataGAAGTGAATCCATATTCTCCGCCAACAGGAACCTCTTTGAGGTACTGGAGACCATAGACgatgaaaaggaagcaaaaagaagtgcaaacttttttaatagcaataaaaatattctgctAAATTTGTTTGTGAATCCGAATAGTAACAACCATGTGGATAGCATTctgttgggaaaaaaaaatcaccttaACCATGGTACGAatgcgaagaaaaaagaatgcaaGAAGGGGGAGCCAAGCAAAGGGGAGCCAAGCAAAGGGGAGACAAGCAAAGGGGAGACAAGCAACGGAGAGACCAACAACGGGGATGTTAATGCTGTAAGGAATAGCCCTGTCTGtgcgaacaaaaaatggatccAACACTTCTGTTGGTTCTGTTCCCTTAACCTGTTGGATGAAGTTCTAGAGAAGGAAAtatataaggaaaaaatacacccACACGTTTACGATTTAATTTATGATGAGAACACCTACTTCGACACGAGCTCCATGATGAGTGTGCCTTACGAGTTTGCCCGTTTTATGCTGACCCAAATGGATAACAGTATCCTGCATGATATTAAGATCAATAATACTATTAAGGAGGAGAagtatttgtttaaaaaattttgtagaaaatataagtacaataaaaaatataggaaaGTCGGTGGTGGGCCCGGTTCAGGGAGACCCTCCTCAAGCAGCGGTATCAGCGGTAGTAGCGGTAGTAGCGGCAGTGGGGGTAGTAGTGGCAGTGGCTGCAGTGGCTGCAGTAGCGgtagtagcagcagtagtgGCAGTAGCGGCAGCGTGAAGAGCGACCACAGCTTGGTTTACCGTAGCAGGACGGTCAGCGTTCGTTACAGCAACTATTTGAACATACGGAGGGAGCTCTTTAACAACGGCAGGGGTGATGGGAATGACTTGGACCGCGTTAATCGCGTTAATCGCATGGATCGTGTTAATCGCTCGAATCGCGCGAACCATGTGGGGGGTAGCTCCCAGAATGCGAGCAAGCTCTTCTACGACAGCAACAACTTGGGGAACTGTGACAGCACGGACTTGTTTTACTGCAAGAAGGCCGCACTGCCCGACGAGGCGAGCAACAACAGAAGCAACAGAAGCAACAACAACGgcagcaacaacaacagaAGCAACAACAACAGAAGCAACAACATCGGCAGCAATAACAACAACTCGTATGACACGCTCTCCTTGGACGGTGAAGAGAACAGCAGGAGAGAGACAGGACAGCGTTCCCGATTGACAGTCGTGGGGGACGCGCCGAATCGTAAGGGTGGTGAACAGATCAGCCCCTCCGTCAGCAACACCAGCAGTGGCGGAGTTGTGTTCAGGGACAGCCAGGGGaggctcaaaaaaaagatgagcgAGCCGAACATGCCCTCGCAGGGCGTTTGGAAGAGTCCAATGGGGCGAAGTGGGAGAAGTAACCGAAATGACCGAAGTGACCGAAATGGCCGCAGCTACCGCAGCGGTAGCGGCTTCAGCGTCGGATGGGTGGCGCCGGGAGAgaggaaagggaagaaggaaagaagatTAGCGAATAGGAGAGAGCTGTGCAGGCGTCATTTCGCCAAGAGGGGCGTGCGTAATAATGAGCACGTGAAGGGTGACGCTCTGTGCGATCGGTTATTGAAGAGAAGCAACTCGTTCAGTATACATCGTctcgaaggggggggagctgCCGACGGGGGAGTTGCCAACGGGGGAGCGCTGGCGAGTGAAGTCGTAAACGGCGGAGGTGCCAACGGGGGAGGTCCCCCCCAGGAGGCGCGGAAGGACCGCCACAGCAGCCGCAGCCAAAGGATATACAACAAGTACAAGCATAACCTTAACTACATAAAGCAGTTCTACTACATAGACGAAACGGAGAAGAAGCCCTTCCCCCTGTGTCTGTATAACATTATCAAGTCGTACGGGACGATTAAGCAGTGCTCGCGCTGCTATTGCTTCTTCAACTCCATAAGTTGCCATTGCCTGGAGTGCAAAAGGAAGGCAAATATGTCATTGAAGAATCCTCactactttatttttcaacaCGGATTAACAGCTAGTGTGCatgattttcaaaatatagtGAATCCCCTCCTGACCAAGTATCCGCATctgtttatatacataacgTACAGTAATCAAAGTCATACATTTGAAGGGGTAGATGTCGGTACGGAGAGAATATGCACCGAACTGAAttgcctttttaaaattattaatgataAGATTAACGTATCCATGATTGGACATTCACTTGGAGGAATTTTGAACAGATCTGTGCTCATAAATctgtatagaaaaaaaatgtttaaaaataaaaagttgataaattttattacttttGCATGTCCTCATATTGGAGTGCATGAAAATATGACTATTATGAAGCTTTTTTCAACTTATCTCGGAGCTCACACCATTGATGACCTAAACAATAAAACTACGTTGTTGATAAAGATCGCTAGTGTAGAGAGTATTagcattttgaaaaagtttgagaatatcattttttatggcaATGCTCAATCGGATTGGCTAGTCGGAATCCGAACGTCTCTTATTTTACCTTACACTCTTTTTAATGAGGaacttattttgtttataataGAACAGGCTAGAAATGTACCAGAAATTCCTATCAATATTTTCTCTGTGGTGCATCTATacatgaggaagaagaagcttcTGTTCTTTTACTTCTATCAGGATTTGAAGAACCCCAATTATCTTCTGAACAAGCGGAAGGATCAGAACCGGTTCCTGGACCAGATGTTGCAGACTATTATTTCCTCGCGCAAGTTGCTCTCCAGCTCGCACAGGAAGAAGCTCAACGTTTTTATGAACTACTACGGGGGGGCGGTTGCCAAGGaggacgcaaaaaaggggaaggagaagaggaggaagaagtccCCCTGTGGGGGGAGCCCCTTTGGCGGCAGCACGGTTGGCGGCAACGTACTTGGTGGCAGCGCACTTGGGGGAAGCCCCTTTGGTGACAACGCCAGCTCGTCCAAGGCACGGAACGGATGCTCCAAGAGGGAAGATAGCCGCGCGTGCGAGGAGCAAAATTACGGCAATGCCCCTGTGCAGAGGAACAGGAGGGGGGGTTCGATCCACACAGACGATGAAGCTCCGGTGCTGCGCAGCACAAGGGACAAGCCGTACATGTCGGACGGAGTGAACGTACAGAGGTTTCCAATTCATTTTAGAAAGAACGTCAGTACA GATAAGAAGGCATCCGTTTTTAAGTCGCACACGTGTGAGGAGGTCAGTCTGGAGGGGAGCAAGAGGAGGGAAGCCGCGTCCCAGTTGGTGAGCGACTCGAAGGGGAAGGGTAGTGCAAACGAGAAGGGTAGTGTAAACCAGAAGGGTAGTGTAAACCAGAAGGGTAGTGTAAACCAGAAGGGTAGTGTAAACCAGAAGGATAGCGCAAATGGGACGAATAGTGCAAACGAAAAGGCGGGCAAAATGAGCTACTATGACAAGTACCTGTGCATTCCAAACAACTACAAAATCGTGAGTAACTCCATCGCCACGGAGagtggaggagggggaaTGTACAGCAATGAAAAagttaacaattttgagaGTTGCTATGTGGAGCGTGGATCTGCAGAGGGTGGAAAATGTCTACAGGGGAGTCGCCATACAAGCGACCGCTCCAAGAGCAGTCGTCCCGCGAAAGGAAGCTACACCCCCACTGGAGGAAGTCCCCATACTGCAAATCAAAGCGACACTCAAGAGagtaacaaaaagaaaagattTGGAAATTACAAATACTTTGAGAAACTTTTCTTCGAATGtcttaaaaggaaaattataaatgacATAAAAACTTTGGACaataatttgaagaagaagaaaaagaagacaGACGTGGCACCGAGTAAAAGTTTTTCCTTGCAAAATACGATTAACGCACTGAAGAACTACTCCTTGTTTTACTTGAAGAATGGGACTGAGGGGAGCGCTCATCAGGGGGGTGCTGTTGAGAGGAGCGCTGTTGAGGGGAGCGGCTTGGGTGGGCTGCAGAGCGGTCGCCAGAACTACCAGCCAATCGCCGATGGCACCCTTAGCGTCTCGCCGGACAACGGCAGCACCGTTGGAGAGGCCCCTGAGACGGTGCACAATGTGAAGGGCGAACCCTGCGagggaaaaaccaaaaagCAATCGAATGCGCCACACTCTAATGAAtcaaacaagaaaaaggagagcaaCATGCTCCAGGTGTGCGAAGCTAAGAGCGAAGAGTATGACTACATAAGTGAGTTTTTTTACACGACGTCTGAGGATGAGGGAGGCGACGAGAACGATGAGTGGTTTGGTGACGAGCACGTGGTTGGGGGCCGGAAGAAAAGTCATCCCCATGATGAGGAGCAGCATGGACAGCCGCGTGAACAACCGCGTGAGCAGCCGCGTGAACAACCGCGTGAGCAGCCGCGTGAACAACCGCGTGAACAACCGCACGAACAACCGCGTGAACAACCGCATGAGCAGCCGCGGCAGGAGGAGCGCGGCGAGAATCCCAAGAACAGCGCCCCGACCGCCAGTggagtgaagaagaagcggaaaggAACAACGCTGCTAAAAGGAATTACCAAAAACGACAAGAAGAAGTACAAGCAAAtcctttttcacatttacACCATTTCGAATGAGCAGCTCATcgaaaaattttgcaaaaatccCGAACTCCTCTACTATGAGGTTTTGTTTTACTGTCTAAATCAGTTGCCCATCCAGCGCTACGCGATTTCTCTCCCCTTGTATTCCAATGCGCACGTGCAGATCATCGCACACCCGCGCATCTGTTCGGAGGAGTCCGCCACGGTGAAGCACTTCCTGGAGCATTTGATTCTCTGA